The Streptomyces sp. NBC_00483 genome contains the following window.
GTCGCCTCCGTGACCTTCCGCTTCGTCCAGCGCAGGACCAGCTGCGCCCAGACGAACTCGGTCGCCCAGATCGCCATGCCGCCGAAGATCACCAGCCAGCCGGGCCCCGGCAGCGGCAGCATGATCACGCCGCCCACGACGACCGCGAGCCCCACGATGAAGACGCCGACCTGCCAGCTCAGATGCAGCGTCCGCCTGGCCTGGATGAACCCCGGCGCCCGCGACCCGAGCGGCTTCTCCTCGGAAGCCGCACCGTCGGCACCGGCCCCGGAGGCCGCATCGGCCGTCTCGGGTGCCTCGGGCTCCTTGGCCCCCTTGTCACTCCCCGTATTCATACGCTCAAACCTACCCGACTCTTTCGCGTCACCGGAATGGGCGTTCTCCCGCAGATAAGACTCGGCCGTACGAGCTACCTAAAGACACTCAAAACACTCAGAGGGGTTTACAACGGCACCGTAGGTGGCATGTCGATTTCGCCGACGTGCGAATCCCCGAGCGCACACTGAGCGAAAGGCCCTGGCGCTTATGAACACCACGGTCAGCTGCGAGCTGCACCTGCGCCTCGTTGTGTCGAGCGAGTCCTCACTGCCCGTTCCCGCAGGTCTGCGGTATGACACGGCCGATCCCTATGCCGTGCACGCCACCTTCCACACCGGAGCCGAGGAGACAGTCGAATGGGTGTTTGCCCGCGACCTCCTCGCCGAAGGCCTTCATCGGCCTACCGGCACCGGAGACGTCCGAGTCTGGCCGTCCCGTAGCCACGGTCAGGGCGTTGTCTGCATCGCCCTGAGCTCTCCCGAGGGCGAGGCTCTGCTCGAGGCCCCGGCGCGGGCCCTGGAGTCGTTCCTCAAGCGAACGGACGCCGCCGTGCCACCCGGCACGGAACACCGCCATTTCGACCTCGACCAGGAGCTGTCGCACATCCTCGCGGAAAACTAGCGCCGCGGAACGAGGAGGCCCGCGCCGGCACCCGGTCGGCGTGAGCAGCGCGAGAGCATGCCGTGCCGTCCACTCGGGGAACGGCACGGCATCACGGTCGGGACAACCGCATACGGCATACAGCTGCGCCGTCGCCGTGGGAGTTTCCACGGTGGCGGCGCAGGTGCGTTCCTGGTGGCCCGCAGGTACTAGGCTCGTGCGGCATCGGCGGGCGGGAGCCCTACCCCAGGCCATGGAGCGAATCGTGCTGATCACCCACGACACCCGGTGCGCGCTCGACACCGTGGTCGATCTGGTGAACACGACACCGGACGGCGAGGCGAAGGCGGACGGGCTCGAGAGTCTGGCCGCGCTGACGGATTTCGTACGAAGGAACGATGTCAGCGATGTCGGCGTGATCGCCGAAAATGATCTCCACTCGGTGCGTGCGGTGCGTGACCGCTTCTCGGCCGTGTTCGCGGCGAGTGACCAGCGGGCGGCGGCGGCAGTGATCAACGAGCTGGTCGCGGA
Protein-coding sequences here:
- a CDS encoding TIGR02611 family protein, with the protein product MNTGSDKGAKEPEAPETADAASGAGADGAASEEKPLGSRAPGFIQARRTLHLSWQVGVFIVGLAVVVGGVIMLPLPGPGWLVIFGGMAIWATEFVWAQLVLRWTKRKVTEATQRALDPRVRRRNIILTTIGVVIIAVLGGVYVWKFGLEMPWNIKQ
- a CDS encoding SsgA family sporulation/cell division regulator; amino-acid sequence: MNTTVSCELHLRLVVSSESSLPVPAGLRYDTADPYAVHATFHTGAEETVEWVFARDLLAEGLHRPTGTGDVRVWPSRSHGQGVVCIALSSPEGEALLEAPARALESFLKRTDAAVPPGTEHRHFDLDQELSHILAEN